In one Cyprinus carpio isolate SPL01 chromosome B2, ASM1834038v1, whole genome shotgun sequence genomic region, the following are encoded:
- the LOC109112325 gene encoding gastrula zinc finger protein XlCGF8.2DB-like isoform X3 — MEFVKEESDAETCGEKEEDPEKQRDLVEVKEEREELDEGEEKQQNQEPQRFLSGEKSFSCSQSESNSSPDTTEPNNSFMCPQCGKSFTCKRDLKRHIRIHTGEKPFPCSQCGKSFANSGDLKRHLRIHSGEKPFSCPQCTKSFTQKEGLKEHMKIHSGEKPFACMLCGKSFTHQNSLKRHMKVHSGEKLHQCPECGRRFSEACNLKTHLLSHTGERPFHCQRCDKKFFLAVHLKTHMRIHEDERRYVCSFCGKSFLWLNGFKDHQKIHTGEKPYVCLDCGSTFTRAGELKVHERIHTGEKPYKCSHCEKSFTVSGALKVHERVHTGEKPYLCPSCGKTFSRYGNLGKHLKKACPKLRQ, encoded by the exons ATGGAGTTTGTGAAAGAGGAGAGCGATGCAGAAACAtgtggagagaaagaggaagatcCTGAGAAACAGAGAG aCCTGGTGGAAGTGAAAGAGGAACGTGAAGAACTGGATGAAGGGGAGGAGAAACAGCAGAATCAGGAACCTCAACGTTTCTTAAGCGGCGAGAAATCTTTTAGTTGCTCTCAGAGTGAAAGTAATTCCTCGCCGGATACAACAGAGCCCAATAATTCTTTCATGtgtcctcagtgtggaaagagctttacTTGTAAAAGAGACCTTAAGAGGCACATAaggattcacaccggagagaaaccgttTCCGTGCTCtcagtgcggaaagagtttcGCAAATTCAGGAGATCTGAAGAGACACTTAAGAATTCACTCCGGAGAGAAGCCTTTCTCCTGCCCTCAGTGCACAAAGAGCTTCACGCAGAAGGAAGGTCTGAAGGAACACATGAAGATCCactctggagagaaaccttttgcGTGCATGCTGTGCGGGAAGAGCTTCACACATCAAAACAGCTTAAAAAGACACATGAAGGTCCACTCAGGAGAGAAGTTACACCAGTGTCCTGAATGCGGCAGGAGGTTTTCAGAGGCCTGCAATCTCAAAACTCACCTGCTCTCTCACACCGGAGAAAGACCCTTTCACTGTCAGCGCTGCGACAAGAAGTTTTTCTTGGCCGTTCACCTCAAAACACACATGAGGATTCACGAAGACGAGCGGCGATACGTGTGTTCATTCTGCGGGAAGAGCTTCCTGTGGCTCAACGGGTTTAAAGACCATCAGAAAATACATACCGGTGAGAAACCCTACGTGTGTCTGGACTGTGGAAGTACTTTCACTAGAGCCGGTGAACTGAAAGTGCATGAacggatccacactggagaaaaaccctACAAGTGTTCTCACTGTGAGAAGAGCTTCACAGTTTCAGGAGCCCTTAAAGTGCACGAGagagttcacaccggagagaaaccgtacCTCTGTCCTTCATGCGGGAAGACTTTCAGCCGATACGGAAATCTAGGGAAGCATTTAAAAAAGGCTTGTCCAAAGCTGAGACAGTGA
- the LOC109112325 gene encoding gastrula zinc finger protein XlCGF57.1-like isoform X1, which translates to MEFVEEESDAETCGEKEEQRDLTEEEEESQEQNEVKEKQQNQESHDLVSGEKSSSSSDTEKNVSQKRADAKGSFSCSQCGKRFTRKGHLEVHMVIHTGERPYTCPQCAKSFTCKGSLKDHFKIHTGERPFTCPQCGKSFTNSGGLKRHVRIHTGERPFTCRQCAKSFPSSGELKRHIRIHSRERPYTCPQCGKSYKQKEVLREHAKIHSGEKPFTCMLCGKSFTQQSTLKVHMKVHSGEKLHQCPECGRRFSEACNLKTHLLSHTGERPFHCQRCDKKFFLAVHLKTHMRIHEDERRYVCSFCGKSFLWLNGFKDHQKIHTGEKPYVCLDCGSTFTRAGELKVHERIHTGEKPYKCSHCEKSFTVSGALKVHERVHTGEKPYLCPSCGKTFSRYGNLGKHLKKACPKLRQ; encoded by the exons atggagtttgttgaagAGGAGAGTGATGCAGAAACATGCGGAGagaaagaggaacagagag acctgacggaagaggaagaagaaagtcAAGAACAGAATGAGGTGAAGGAGAAGCAGCAGAATCAGGAATCTCATGATTTAGTAAGCGGGGAAAAGTCTTCTAGTTCCTCAGACACTGAAAAGAACGTTTCACAAAAAAGAGCGGACGCTAAAGGCTCGttctcctgctctcagtgtggaaagaggttCACTCGTAAGGGACACCTGGAGGTTCACATGGTgatccacaccggagagagaCCATACACCTGTCCTCAGTGCGCCAAGAGCTTCACCTGCAAAGGAAGCCTTAAGGATCACTTCAAgatccacaccggagagagaCCTTTCACCTGTCCTCAGTGCGGAAAGAGCTTCACAAACTCAGGAGGATTGAAGAGGCATGTTcggattcacaccggagagaggCCTTTCACGTGCCGTCAGTGTGCAAAGAGCTTCCCGAGCTCAGGAGAGCTGAAAAGACACATACGGATTCACTCGCGAGAAAGACCGTACACCTGCCCTCAGTGCGGAAAGAGCTACAAACAGAAGGAGGTTCTGAGGGAACACGCCAAAATCCACtccggagagaagcctttcacgtGCATGCTGTGCGGGAAGAGCTTCACACAACAGAGCACGCTCAAAGTTCAC ATGAAGGTCCACTCAGGAGAGAAGTTACACCAGTGTCCTGAATGCGGCAGGAGGTTTTCAGAGGCCTGCAATCTCAAAACTCACCTGCTCTCTCACACCGGAGAAAGACCCTTTCACTGTCAGCGCTGCGACAAGAAGTTTTTCTTGGCCGTTCACCTCAAAACACACATGAGGATTCACGAAGACGAGCGGCGATACGTGTGTTCATTCTGCGGGAAGAGCTTCCTGTGGCTCAACGGGTTTAAAGACCATCAGAAAATACATACCGGTGAGAAACCCTACGTGTGTCTGGACTGTGGAAGTACTTTCACTAGAGCCGGTGAACTGAAAGTGCATGAacggatccacactggagaaaaaccctACAAGTGTTCTCACTGTGAGAAGAGCTTCACAGTTTCAGGAGCCCTTAAAGTGCACGAGagagttcacaccggagagaaaccgtacCTCTGTCCTTCATGCGGGAAGACTTTCAGCCGATACGGAAATCTAGGGAAGCATTTAAAAAAGGCTTGTCCAAAGCTGAGACAGTGA
- the LOC109112325 gene encoding gastrula zinc finger protein XlCGF8.2DB-like isoform X2: MEFVEEESDAETCGEKEEQRDLTEEEEESQEQNEVKEKQQNQESHDLCGKRFTRKGHLEVHMVIHTGERPYTCPQCAKSFTCKGSLKDHFKIHTGERPFTCPQCGKSFTNSGGLKRHVRIHTGERPFTCRQCAKSFPSSGELKRHIRIHSRERPYTCPQCGKSYKQKEVLREHAKIHSGEKPFTCMLCGKSFTQQSTLKVHMKVHSGEKLHQCPECGRRFSEACNLKTHLLSHTGERPFHCQRCDKKFFLAVHLKTHMRIHEDERRYVCSFCGKSFLWLNGFKDHQKIHTGEKPYVCLDCGSTFTRAGELKVHERIHTGEKPYKCSHCEKSFTVSGALKVHERVHTGEKPYLCPSCGKTFSRYGNLGKHLKKACPKLRQ, translated from the exons atggagtttgttgaagAGGAGAGTGATGCAGAAACATGCGGAGagaaagaggaacagagag acctgacggaagaggaagaagaaagtcAAGAACAGAATGAGGTGAAGGAGAAGCAGCAGAATCAGGAATCTCATGATTTA tgtggaaagaggttCACTCGTAAGGGACACCTGGAGGTTCACATGGTgatccacaccggagagagaCCATACACCTGTCCTCAGTGCGCCAAGAGCTTCACCTGCAAAGGAAGCCTTAAGGATCACTTCAAgatccacaccggagagagaCCTTTCACCTGTCCTCAGTGCGGAAAGAGCTTCACAAACTCAGGAGGATTGAAGAGGCATGTTcggattcacaccggagagaggCCTTTCACGTGCCGTCAGTGTGCAAAGAGCTTCCCGAGCTCAGGAGAGCTGAAAAGACACATACGGATTCACTCGCGAGAAAGACCGTACACCTGCCCTCAGTGCGGAAAGAGCTACAAACAGAAGGAGGTTCTGAGGGAACACGCCAAAATCCACtccggagagaagcctttcacgtGCATGCTGTGCGGGAAGAGCTTCACACAACAGAGCACGCTCAAAGTTCAC ATGAAGGTCCACTCAGGAGAGAAGTTACACCAGTGTCCTGAATGCGGCAGGAGGTTTTCAGAGGCCTGCAATCTCAAAACTCACCTGCTCTCTCACACCGGAGAAAGACCCTTTCACTGTCAGCGCTGCGACAAGAAGTTTTTCTTGGCCGTTCACCTCAAAACACACATGAGGATTCACGAAGACGAGCGGCGATACGTGTGTTCATTCTGCGGGAAGAGCTTCCTGTGGCTCAACGGGTTTAAAGACCATCAGAAAATACATACCGGTGAGAAACCCTACGTGTGTCTGGACTGTGGAAGTACTTTCACTAGAGCCGGTGAACTGAAAGTGCATGAacggatccacactggagaaaaaccctACAAGTGTTCTCACTGTGAGAAGAGCTTCACAGTTTCAGGAGCCCTTAAAGTGCACGAGagagttcacaccggagagaaaccgtacCTCTGTCCTTCATGCGGGAAGACTTTCAGCCGATACGGAAATCTAGGGAAGCATTTAAAAAAGGCTTGTCCAAAGCTGAGACAGTGA